Proteins from a single region of Hermetia illucens chromosome 3, iHerIll2.2.curated.20191125, whole genome shotgun sequence:
- the LOC119651998 gene encoding trypsin-like isoform X3 — protein sequence MQALTKAILVIVSLANANDDSTGKRGRIVGGKRAPQGKYPGMVSLRLYESHICGGSLLSPTFILTAAHCFEGTKKFNEKTARAYKAMVGDVHREAKKGSSKFRQIIAAKGIVVHENYDTTTDANDLAMIQLRKPAIFNRNVGKMTLAKKVPPKDTACTVIGFGVTTNKTDDFEPSDRLLEATVFIMSMKSCEKQDLGEVNPKTQICAGNLNEGKDSCQGDSGGPLICGNKLTGVVSFGAGCADKEIPAIYTSVPTYLKWIQKHLQDKNKPGRKLKDQNPLK from the exons atgcaggccttaACGAAAGCGATCCTTGTGATTGTTTCTTTGGCGAATGCGAATGACGACAGTACAGGAAAACGTGGTAGGATCGTTGGAGGGAAACGAGCACCTCAAGGGAAGTACCCGGGAATG GTCTCCCTACGTTTATATGAAAGTCATATATGCGGTGGATCACTCCTTTCTCCAACCTTTATATTGACAGCTGCACATTGCTTCGAGGGTACCAAAAAGTTCAATGAAAAAACTGCCAGAGCATACAAGGCAATGGTTGGTGACGTTCACCGTGAAGCCAAGAAGGGAAGTTCAAAATTTCGCCAGATAATAGCAGCGAAAGGAATTGTCGTCCACGAAAATTATGATACGACAACGGACGCGAATGACTTAGCTATGATCCAA CTTCGTAAGCCTGCTATTTTTAATAGAAATGTGGGCAAGATGACCCTCGCGAAAAAAGTCCCGCCCAAGGATACTGCATGTACGGTGATTGGATTCGGAGTCACCACTAATAAG ACTGATGACTTTGAGCCGAGCGACAGACTTCTGGAAGCGACGGTTTTCATTATGTCTATGAAGTCATGTGAGAAACAAGACCTTGGGGAGGTAAATCCAAAAACCCAAATTTGCGCCGGAAATTTAAACGAGGGAAAAGATAGTTGCCAG GGTGACTCTGGCGGTCCATTAATTTGCGGTAACAAACTTACCGGAGTAGTTTCATTTGGTGCTGGATGCGCTGATAAGGAAATTCCAGCCATATACACCTCCGTTCCAACGTATTTAAAGTGGATTCAAAAGCATTTGCAGGATAAAAATAAACCTGGCAGGAAATTGAAGGATCAAAA TCCTCTGAAATAG
- the LOC119651998 gene encoding trypsin-1-like isoform X4: protein MVGDVHREAKKGSSKFRQIIAAKGIVVHENYDTTTDANDLAMIQLRKPAIFNRNVGKMTLAKKVPPKDTACTVIGFGVTTNKTDDFEPSDRLLEATVFIMSMKSCEKQDLGEVNPKTQICAGNLNEGKDSCQGDSGGPLICGNKLTGVVSFGAGCADKEIPAIYTSVPTYLKWIQKHLQDKNKPGRKLKDQNRRIVRRPLKSNHVNNHHVSLPLLFSSLSVIYECFVVL from the exons ATGGTTGGTGACGTTCACCGTGAAGCCAAGAAGGGAAGTTCAAAATTTCGCCAGATAATAGCAGCGAAAGGAATTGTCGTCCACGAAAATTATGATACGACAACGGACGCGAATGACTTAGCTATGATCCAA CTTCGTAAGCCTGCTATTTTTAATAGAAATGTGGGCAAGATGACCCTCGCGAAAAAAGTCCCGCCCAAGGATACTGCATGTACGGTGATTGGATTCGGAGTCACCACTAATAAG ACTGATGACTTTGAGCCGAGCGACAGACTTCTGGAAGCGACGGTTTTCATTATGTCTATGAAGTCATGTGAGAAACAAGACCTTGGGGAGGTAAATCCAAAAACCCAAATTTGCGCCGGAAATTTAAACGAGGGAAAAGATAGTTGCCAG GGTGACTCTGGCGGTCCATTAATTTGCGGTAACAAACTTACCGGAGTAGTTTCATTTGGTGCTGGATGCGCTGATAAGGAAATTCCAGCCATATACACCTCCGTTCCAACGTATTTAAAGTGGATTCAAAAGCATTTGCAGGATAAAAATAAACCTGGCAGGAAATTGAAGGATCAAAA CAGGCGTATTGTAAGACGACCACTAAAAAGTAATCACGTAAACAACCATCATGTCAGCCTTCCACTACTTTTCTCATCATTGAGTGTGATTTACGAGTGCTTTGTGGTATTGTGA
- the LOC119650795 gene encoding trypsin alpha-3-like isoform X3 → MEGTLAVPGQFPWIVFIETPTDISCVGTIVNSKHVLTAAQCVLDEEGKLWNPFWFKIIAGAVDLYNIYPRVVFRKLVAIYVNQNFNLVTLENDLAILRVDKEFPDPHNTIEVAEIYPMEIARNALCQFAGWSPYTLNKQTVQQFFYGSRIQDWSVCQTTRNSENSICAKSVRKSNSCQGNKGAGLFCDGKLIGVFSYGQSCNSTAVPSVYTDVRKFQPWMQEQFIRTDIPAAGSSPLLKNC, encoded by the exons ATGGAAGGGACGCTAGCAGTACCTGGCCAATTTCCATGGATCGTTTTCATTGAAACTCCGACTGATATTTCATGCGTGGGAACTATTGTCAACTCTAAGCATGTGTTGACTGCAGCCCAGTGCGTTCTTGATGAAGAGGGAAAGTTGTGGAATCCATTCTGGTTCAAAATTATTGCTGGGGCGGTGGACTTGTACAACATATACCCTCGAGTTGTGTTCCGGAAATTAGTTGCTATTTATGTTAATCAAAATTTTAATCTCGTAACGCTAGAAAACGATTTGGCTATTTTACGG gtTGATAAAGAATTTCCTGATCCACATAACACGATCGAAGTAGCTGAAATTTATCCCATGGAGATTGCACGAAATGCTCTCTGTCAATTCGCAGGATGGTCTCCATACACACTCAATAAACAAACAGTTCAACAATTCTTTTATGGTTCCAGAATTCAAGATTGGTCTGTCTGCCAAACTACAAGAAACTCAGAAAATTCCATTTGTGCCAAAAGTGTGAGAAAATCCAATTCTTGCCAG GGAAACAAAGGAGCCGGGCTTTTCTGTGATGGGAAATTGATTGGTGTGTTTTCGTATGGTCAGAGCTGCAATAGTACGGCAGTACCTAGCGTTTATACAGATGTTAGAAAGTTTCAGCCCTGGATGCAAGAACAGTTTATAAGAACTGATATACCAGCAGCTGGAAGCTCTCCATTATTAAAGAattgttaa
- the LOC119650795 gene encoding trypsin alpha-3-like isoform X2, protein MKSCFSFILICAILTTFRDVSAYKIPTIMEGTLAVPGQFPWIVFIETPTDISCVGTIVNSKHVLTAAQCVLDEEGKLWNPFWFKIIAGAVDLYNIYPRVVFRKLVAIYVNQNFNLVTLENDLAILRVDKEFPDPHNTIEVAEIYPMEIARNALCQFAGWSPYTLNKQTVQQFFYGSRIQDWSVCQTTRNSENSICAKSVRKSNSCQGNKGAGLFCDGKLIGVFSYGQSCNSTAVPSVYTDVRKFQPWMQEQFIRTDIPAAGSSPLLKNC, encoded by the exons ATGAAGTCTtgttttagtttcattttgatttgTGCAA TTCTCACGACCTTCCGCGATGTTTCTGCTTATAAGATACCGACTATTATGGAAGGGACGCTAGCAGTACCTGGCCAATTTCCATGGATCGTTTTCATTGAAACTCCGACTGATATTTCATGCGTGGGAACTATTGTCAACTCTAAGCATGTGTTGACTGCAGCCCAGTGCGTTCTTGATGAAGAGGGAAAGTTGTGGAATCCATTCTGGTTCAAAATTATTGCTGGGGCGGTGGACTTGTACAACATATACCCTCGAGTTGTGTTCCGGAAATTAGTTGCTATTTATGTTAATCAAAATTTTAATCTCGTAACGCTAGAAAACGATTTGGCTATTTTACGG gtTGATAAAGAATTTCCTGATCCACATAACACGATCGAAGTAGCTGAAATTTATCCCATGGAGATTGCACGAAATGCTCTCTGTCAATTCGCAGGATGGTCTCCATACACACTCAATAAACAAACAGTTCAACAATTCTTTTATGGTTCCAGAATTCAAGATTGGTCTGTCTGCCAAACTACAAGAAACTCAGAAAATTCCATTTGTGCCAAAAGTGTGAGAAAATCCAATTCTTGCCAG GGAAACAAAGGAGCCGGGCTTTTCTGTGATGGGAAATTGATTGGTGTGTTTTCGTATGGTCAGAGCTGCAATAGTACGGCAGTACCTAGCGTTTATACAGATGTTAGAAAGTTTCAGCCCTGGATGCAAGAACAGTTTATAAGAACTGATATACCAGCAGCTGGAAGCTCTCCATTATTAAAGAattgttaa
- the LOC119650793 gene encoding trypsin eta-like isoform X2 has translation MKNPFMSNLYVSYMWYNILSTIYLNQGVFYDQFSDFLFISRWTINMDRLITSSFLYILLVFSSRVLCADPTVWGKYPGVVAIAVSSLNKACVGHIINNQHVVTAAQCVLDEDTFQVLNVFWFKVTAGDIKLFEPTQYRAERNISNIFPHELYNPQTNENDIAILRLDAPFSLPHNTIEPVILNSRIVKTSTTCDFVGWKIDQQRQSEQQSTPMLVYDRDFCNSQQYPGRIFESVMCGQLQMADDLPVVNYGGGLYCNSELTGLLTIPQNGTSTPSVFTQIRFYRKWIQNQIYRVDVPTRRRSPVTKI, from the exons ATGAA AAATCCATTTATGAGTAATTTG TATGTGTCATATATGTGGTATAACATATTGTCAACGATATATTTGAACCAGGGTGTCTTTTATGATCAATTCagtgattttttatttatatctcGGTGGACAATAAATATGGATCGTTTGATCACTAGCTCTTTTCTGTACATTTTACTAG TCTTTTCTTCGCGAGTTCTGTGTGCAGATCCAACAGTATGGGGTAAATATCCAGGAGTAGTTGCGATTGCTGTATCCTCGCTGAACAAGGCCTGCGTTGGACATATTATCAATAATCAACACGTAGTCACTGCAGCGCAATGTGTTCTGGACGAAGATACTTTTCAGGTTTTAAATGTATTCTGGTTTAAAGTTACTGCCGGCGATATAAAACTTTTCGAACCCACTCAATATAGAGCGGAGCGCAACATTTCGAACATCTTTCCCCATGAACTTTACAACCCTCAGACCAATGAAAATGACATTGCAATACTCAGG TTAGACGCTCCCTTTTCGTTGCCGCATAATACAATTGAGCCAGTCATTCTCAACTCGAGAATAGTCAAAACCAGTACAACCTGCGACTTTGTTGGGTGGAAAATAGATCAACAACGACAATCTGAACAACAGTCAACTCCTATGTTGGTATATGATCGAGATTTCTGCAATTCACAACAATACCCTGGGAGAATTTTTGAGAGTGTAATGTGCGGGCAATTGCAAATGGCTGATGATCTACCTGTG GTGAATTATGGTGGCGGTTTGTACTGTAATAGTGAATTAACTGGGCTATTAACTATACCACAGAATGGAACATCGACTCCTAGCGTATTCACGCAAATTCGTTTCTATCGCAAATGGATTCAAAACCAAATTTATCGTGTGGATGTACCAACCAGGAGAAGGTCACCAGTAactaaaatatag
- the LOC119650793 gene encoding trypsin eta-like isoform X1: MKILCIAKYERELMHFQFVESHSKKNVKVYVSYMWYNILSTIYLNQGVFYDQFSDFLFISRWTINMDRLITSSFLYILLVFSSRVLCADPTVWGKYPGVVAIAVSSLNKACVGHIINNQHVVTAAQCVLDEDTFQVLNVFWFKVTAGDIKLFEPTQYRAERNISNIFPHELYNPQTNENDIAILRLDAPFSLPHNTIEPVILNSRIVKTSTTCDFVGWKIDQQRQSEQQSTPMLVYDRDFCNSQQYPGRIFESVMCGQLQMADDLPVVNYGGGLYCNSELTGLLTIPQNGTSTPSVFTQIRFYRKWIQNQIYRVDVPTRRRSPVTKI, encoded by the exons ATGAAAATTTTGTGTATCGCGAAATATGAACGAGAACTAATGCACTTTCAATTCGTCGAATCGCATtcaaagaaaaatgtaaaagtg TATGTGTCATATATGTGGTATAACATATTGTCAACGATATATTTGAACCAGGGTGTCTTTTATGATCAATTCagtgattttttatttatatctcGGTGGACAATAAATATGGATCGTTTGATCACTAGCTCTTTTCTGTACATTTTACTAG TCTTTTCTTCGCGAGTTCTGTGTGCAGATCCAACAGTATGGGGTAAATATCCAGGAGTAGTTGCGATTGCTGTATCCTCGCTGAACAAGGCCTGCGTTGGACATATTATCAATAATCAACACGTAGTCACTGCAGCGCAATGTGTTCTGGACGAAGATACTTTTCAGGTTTTAAATGTATTCTGGTTTAAAGTTACTGCCGGCGATATAAAACTTTTCGAACCCACTCAATATAGAGCGGAGCGCAACATTTCGAACATCTTTCCCCATGAACTTTACAACCCTCAGACCAATGAAAATGACATTGCAATACTCAGG TTAGACGCTCCCTTTTCGTTGCCGCATAATACAATTGAGCCAGTCATTCTCAACTCGAGAATAGTCAAAACCAGTACAACCTGCGACTTTGTTGGGTGGAAAATAGATCAACAACGACAATCTGAACAACAGTCAACTCCTATGTTGGTATATGATCGAGATTTCTGCAATTCACAACAATACCCTGGGAGAATTTTTGAGAGTGTAATGTGCGGGCAATTGCAAATGGCTGATGATCTACCTGTG GTGAATTATGGTGGCGGTTTGTACTGTAATAGTGAATTAACTGGGCTATTAACTATACCACAGAATGGAACATCGACTCCTAGCGTATTCACGCAAATTCGTTTCTATCGCAAATGGATTCAAAACCAAATTTATCGTGTGGATGTACCAACCAGGAGAAGGTCACCAGTAactaaaatatag
- the LOC119651998 gene encoding trypsin-like isoform X2 gives MQALTKAILVIVSLANANDDSTGKRGRIVGGKRAPQGKYPGMVSLRLYESHICGGSLLSPTFILTAAHCFEGTKKFNEKTARAYKAMVGDVHREAKKGSSKFRQIIAAKGIVVHENYDTTTDANDLAMIQLRKPAIFNRNVGKMTLAKKVPPKDTACTVIGFGVTTNKTDDFEPSDRLLEATVFIMSMKSCEKQDLGEVNPKTQICAGNLNEGKDSCQGDSGGPLICGNKLTGVVSFGAGCADKEIPAIYTSVPTYLKWIQKHLQDKNKPGRKLKDQKRIVRRPLKSNHVNNHHVSLPLLFSSLSVIYECFVVL, from the exons atgcaggccttaACGAAAGCGATCCTTGTGATTGTTTCTTTGGCGAATGCGAATGACGACAGTACAGGAAAACGTGGTAGGATCGTTGGAGGGAAACGAGCACCTCAAGGGAAGTACCCGGGAATG GTCTCCCTACGTTTATATGAAAGTCATATATGCGGTGGATCACTCCTTTCTCCAACCTTTATATTGACAGCTGCACATTGCTTCGAGGGTACCAAAAAGTTCAATGAAAAAACTGCCAGAGCATACAAGGCAATGGTTGGTGACGTTCACCGTGAAGCCAAGAAGGGAAGTTCAAAATTTCGCCAGATAATAGCAGCGAAAGGAATTGTCGTCCACGAAAATTATGATACGACAACGGACGCGAATGACTTAGCTATGATCCAA CTTCGTAAGCCTGCTATTTTTAATAGAAATGTGGGCAAGATGACCCTCGCGAAAAAAGTCCCGCCCAAGGATACTGCATGTACGGTGATTGGATTCGGAGTCACCACTAATAAG ACTGATGACTTTGAGCCGAGCGACAGACTTCTGGAAGCGACGGTTTTCATTATGTCTATGAAGTCATGTGAGAAACAAGACCTTGGGGAGGTAAATCCAAAAACCCAAATTTGCGCCGGAAATTTAAACGAGGGAAAAGATAGTTGCCAG GGTGACTCTGGCGGTCCATTAATTTGCGGTAACAAACTTACCGGAGTAGTTTCATTTGGTGCTGGATGCGCTGATAAGGAAATTCCAGCCATATACACCTCCGTTCCAACGTATTTAAAGTGGATTCAAAAGCATTTGCAGGATAAAAATAAACCTGGCAGGAAATTGAAGGATCAAAA GCGTATTGTAAGACGACCACTAAAAAGTAATCACGTAAACAACCATCATGTCAGCCTTCCACTACTTTTCTCATCATTGAGTGTGATTTACGAGTGCTTTGTGGTATTGTGA
- the LOC119652437 gene encoding anionic trypsin-2-like isoform X2: protein MTDNDRPVRETLTLGHSRQPASFMKIISEKRPIRPKQMLKYCKLIESLLILVIVSGSYLSDVQVPVGKYPGMVYIHTNINNETHICGGSLINSEFVLTITKCLKQSKREPEFYQIIGGDYNYDINLNGNKTTRQTVHAAKFFINRGSQNSLALIQLARPIQINEYFRPIELVQANPPSDAVCTVVGWNLNATGEQKTELHYSTQFLLVTDVFLVPMDICENSQGTKLNTEKFICAESLEENQGKVQGVEGAQLLCNGKLAGVVFCGIQYMHKDLPCAYLSIPYYSNWIYKTAGRGDDIKITKGGHRLQISKKSNGLTKKDYVNHKFNILYVLIIFEYVL from the exons ATGACTGACAATGATCGACCCGTCAGGGAAACATTGACACTCGGGCACTCACGACAACCCGCTTCATTTATGAAAATCATATCTGAAAAACGGCCCATCAGGCCAAAGCAAATGTTGAAATATTGCAAGTTAATAGAGTCTTTACTTATTTTGGTCATAGTGTCAGGATCATACTTATCTGATGTGCAAGTGCCTGTGGGAAAATATCCAGGAATG GTGTATATCCATACAAATATAAACAACGAGACGCACATATGCGGTGGGTCGCTAATAAATTCCGAATTTGTTCTCACTATCACAAAATGCCTGAAGCAATCAAAAAGGGAGCCTGAATTTTATCAAATAATTGGTGGCGATTATAATTATGACATTAATTTGAATGGGAATAAGACTACTCGTCAGACAGTacatgctgcaaaatttttcataaacAGGGGTTCGCAAAACTCTCTTGCATTAATTCAG CTGGCACGCCCAATACAGATCAACGAATATTTTCGACCTATAGAATTGGTTCAGGCAAATCCACCTAGTGATGCAGTTTGCACAGTTGTTGGATGGAACTTGAATGCTACTGGGGAGCAG AAAACAGAGCTCCATTATTCCACGCAATTTCTTCTTGTAACTGATGTTTTTCTGGTGCCAATGGACATATGTGAAAACTCTCAAGGAACCAAATTGAATACTGAAAAATTTATATGCGCTGAAAGTTTAGAGGAAAATCAAGGAAAAGTTCAG gGGGTGGAGGGAGCTCAACTACTTTGTAACGGGAAACTTGCTGGAGTGGTGTTCTGTGGAATACAATATATGCACAAGGATCTACCATGCGCATATCTTTCGATACCATATTATAGTAATTGGATTTATAAAACTGCTGGTAGAGGGGACGATATCAAAATTACGAaagg TGGCCACAGATTGCAAATAAGCAAAAAATCAAATGGCCTGACTAAGAAGGACTATGTCAATCATAAGTTTAATATTTTATATGTCcttattatttttgaatatgTTTTGTAA
- the LOC119652437 gene encoding anionic trypsin-2-like isoform X1: protein MTDNDRPVRETLTLGHSRQPASFMKIISEKRPIRPKQMLKYCKLIESLLILVIVSGSYLSDVQVPVGKYPGMVYIHTNINNETHICGGSLINSEFVLTITKCLKQSKREPEFYQIIGGDYNYDINLNGNKTTRQTVHAAKFFINRGSQNSLALIQLARPIQINEYFRPIELVQANPPSDAVCTVVGWNLNATGEQKTELHYSTQFLLVTDVFLVPMDICENSQGTKLNTEKFICAESLEENQGKVQGVEGAQLLCNGKLAGVVFCGIQYMHKDLPCAYLSIPYYSNWIYKTAGRGDDIKITKGSGHRLQISKKSNGLTKKDYVNHKFNILYVLIIFEYVL from the exons ATGACTGACAATGATCGACCCGTCAGGGAAACATTGACACTCGGGCACTCACGACAACCCGCTTCATTTATGAAAATCATATCTGAAAAACGGCCCATCAGGCCAAAGCAAATGTTGAAATATTGCAAGTTAATAGAGTCTTTACTTATTTTGGTCATAGTGTCAGGATCATACTTATCTGATGTGCAAGTGCCTGTGGGAAAATATCCAGGAATG GTGTATATCCATACAAATATAAACAACGAGACGCACATATGCGGTGGGTCGCTAATAAATTCCGAATTTGTTCTCACTATCACAAAATGCCTGAAGCAATCAAAAAGGGAGCCTGAATTTTATCAAATAATTGGTGGCGATTATAATTATGACATTAATTTGAATGGGAATAAGACTACTCGTCAGACAGTacatgctgcaaaatttttcataaacAGGGGTTCGCAAAACTCTCTTGCATTAATTCAG CTGGCACGCCCAATACAGATCAACGAATATTTTCGACCTATAGAATTGGTTCAGGCAAATCCACCTAGTGATGCAGTTTGCACAGTTGTTGGATGGAACTTGAATGCTACTGGGGAGCAG AAAACAGAGCTCCATTATTCCACGCAATTTCTTCTTGTAACTGATGTTTTTCTGGTGCCAATGGACATATGTGAAAACTCTCAAGGAACCAAATTGAATACTGAAAAATTTATATGCGCTGAAAGTTTAGAGGAAAATCAAGGAAAAGTTCAG gGGGTGGAGGGAGCTCAACTACTTTGTAACGGGAAACTTGCTGGAGTGGTGTTCTGTGGAATACAATATATGCACAAGGATCTACCATGCGCATATCTTTCGATACCATATTATAGTAATTGGATTTATAAAACTGCTGGTAGAGGGGACGATATCAAAATTACGAaagg CAGTGGCCACAGATTGCAAATAAGCAAAAAATCAAATGGCCTGACTAAGAAGGACTATGTCAATCATAAGTTTAATATTTTATATGTCcttattatttttgaatatgTTTTGTAA
- the LOC119651998 gene encoding trypsin-like isoform X1, whose product MQALTKAILVIVSLANANDDSTGKRGRIVGGKRAPQGKYPGMVSLRLYESHICGGSLLSPTFILTAAHCFEGTKKFNEKTARAYKAMVGDVHREAKKGSSKFRQIIAAKGIVVHENYDTTTDANDLAMIQLRKPAIFNRNVGKMTLAKKVPPKDTACTVIGFGVTTNKTDDFEPSDRLLEATVFIMSMKSCEKQDLGEVNPKTQICAGNLNEGKDSCQGDSGGPLICGNKLTGVVSFGAGCADKEIPAIYTSVPTYLKWIQKHLQDKNKPGRKLKDQNRRIVRRPLKSNHVNNHHVSLPLLFSSLSVIYECFVVL is encoded by the exons atgcaggccttaACGAAAGCGATCCTTGTGATTGTTTCTTTGGCGAATGCGAATGACGACAGTACAGGAAAACGTGGTAGGATCGTTGGAGGGAAACGAGCACCTCAAGGGAAGTACCCGGGAATG GTCTCCCTACGTTTATATGAAAGTCATATATGCGGTGGATCACTCCTTTCTCCAACCTTTATATTGACAGCTGCACATTGCTTCGAGGGTACCAAAAAGTTCAATGAAAAAACTGCCAGAGCATACAAGGCAATGGTTGGTGACGTTCACCGTGAAGCCAAGAAGGGAAGTTCAAAATTTCGCCAGATAATAGCAGCGAAAGGAATTGTCGTCCACGAAAATTATGATACGACAACGGACGCGAATGACTTAGCTATGATCCAA CTTCGTAAGCCTGCTATTTTTAATAGAAATGTGGGCAAGATGACCCTCGCGAAAAAAGTCCCGCCCAAGGATACTGCATGTACGGTGATTGGATTCGGAGTCACCACTAATAAG ACTGATGACTTTGAGCCGAGCGACAGACTTCTGGAAGCGACGGTTTTCATTATGTCTATGAAGTCATGTGAGAAACAAGACCTTGGGGAGGTAAATCCAAAAACCCAAATTTGCGCCGGAAATTTAAACGAGGGAAAAGATAGTTGCCAG GGTGACTCTGGCGGTCCATTAATTTGCGGTAACAAACTTACCGGAGTAGTTTCATTTGGTGCTGGATGCGCTGATAAGGAAATTCCAGCCATATACACCTCCGTTCCAACGTATTTAAAGTGGATTCAAAAGCATTTGCAGGATAAAAATAAACCTGGCAGGAAATTGAAGGATCAAAA CAGGCGTATTGTAAGACGACCACTAAAAAGTAATCACGTAAACAACCATCATGTCAGCCTTCCACTACTTTTCTCATCATTGAGTGTGATTTACGAGTGCTTTGTGGTATTGTGA
- the LOC119650793 gene encoding trypsin eta-like isoform X3 — protein MWYNILSTIYLNQGVFYDQFSDFLFISRWTINMDRLITSSFLYILLVFSSRVLCADPTVWGKYPGVVAIAVSSLNKACVGHIINNQHVVTAAQCVLDEDTFQVLNVFWFKVTAGDIKLFEPTQYRAERNISNIFPHELYNPQTNENDIAILRLDAPFSLPHNTIEPVILNSRIVKTSTTCDFVGWKIDQQRQSEQQSTPMLVYDRDFCNSQQYPGRIFESVMCGQLQMADDLPVVNYGGGLYCNSELTGLLTIPQNGTSTPSVFTQIRFYRKWIQNQIYRVDVPTRRRSPVTKI, from the exons ATGTGGTATAACATATTGTCAACGATATATTTGAACCAGGGTGTCTTTTATGATCAATTCagtgattttttatttatatctcGGTGGACAATAAATATGGATCGTTTGATCACTAGCTCTTTTCTGTACATTTTACTAG TCTTTTCTTCGCGAGTTCTGTGTGCAGATCCAACAGTATGGGGTAAATATCCAGGAGTAGTTGCGATTGCTGTATCCTCGCTGAACAAGGCCTGCGTTGGACATATTATCAATAATCAACACGTAGTCACTGCAGCGCAATGTGTTCTGGACGAAGATACTTTTCAGGTTTTAAATGTATTCTGGTTTAAAGTTACTGCCGGCGATATAAAACTTTTCGAACCCACTCAATATAGAGCGGAGCGCAACATTTCGAACATCTTTCCCCATGAACTTTACAACCCTCAGACCAATGAAAATGACATTGCAATACTCAGG TTAGACGCTCCCTTTTCGTTGCCGCATAATACAATTGAGCCAGTCATTCTCAACTCGAGAATAGTCAAAACCAGTACAACCTGCGACTTTGTTGGGTGGAAAATAGATCAACAACGACAATCTGAACAACAGTCAACTCCTATGTTGGTATATGATCGAGATTTCTGCAATTCACAACAATACCCTGGGAGAATTTTTGAGAGTGTAATGTGCGGGCAATTGCAAATGGCTGATGATCTACCTGTG GTGAATTATGGTGGCGGTTTGTACTGTAATAGTGAATTAACTGGGCTATTAACTATACCACAGAATGGAACATCGACTCCTAGCGTATTCACGCAAATTCGTTTCTATCGCAAATGGATTCAAAACCAAATTTATCGTGTGGATGTACCAACCAGGAGAAGGTCACCAGTAactaaaatatag